The Sulfurimonas sp. genome includes the window GCCAACTACATCAGCACCTCGTTGAGGACCATTTGGTGTGTTCATATTTATATACATCTCTCTGATGTCTGGTGTACGAAAACCTTGTGCAAAATTTGCTCTTACTTTTGCTAGTTTATCAAAAGCATAGATTCCTCCAACACGAGCAGTAGGTCTGTTTTGGGCATTACTGATATCTTCATATCTTGCACCAAGAATAGTGTTGAACTTGTCTGTGACTTCCCATTCATCTTGAAGATAAACTGATGAATAATTAACTTTTTTCTCGCTTATTCCTACATTATTTGTAAATACAGAAGATTTTCTTTTCTCATTTCTATATTCGACACCACCTGTAAGTAGATGAGACTCAGTAGCTGCGTATGTAGCGGAAGCTTCATAAACAGTAATATCAACATCAGCATTCATTGCGGCATTTGCAGAAGCATCCTCGTTGGCATAGTTATAATCAGCCCAATATTTCAGGGTTGTTGTATTTCTTTTCTTATAATTAGAATTATAAATACGAGTTTTGATGCTTAAATCATCAGTTGGAGCATAAACAATATCAACACTTAAATCAAGACGGTTGTTTTCATCATGTGAGTTGACCGGAGCATTCCAAGTTGGAATATTTTTACCTGCATTCGGTCCCCCTGCAAATTTAAAATTTGATGGATGAACATAACCTATATAAACTCCATCTCTTTCTTCCTTAAAGTAGTTTACATCTACTCTAGCTGTAAAAGTAGAAGTAAAATCATAGGAGAGGCTTGTACCTAAAGTATAGATTGTACTCTCTTCTCTATAGGTTGTATCAACACCATAGCTGTCCTTAATACTTGTCATATCAGGCAGAATAGCAAAAGGTGTTTGAGATGGTTTTCTTCCCATAGGAACCCAAGTATCAGCCACTTCTGTTTGAGTGTATGGGTCAGTAGTTGTTAAACCTGCATACGCACTATATCCAAAAGCTTTTTCTTTACCTTGGATGCTAAGAGATAGATTTATATTTTGTGCATCACTATCTTTGTTCATGCCATATCTAGCTCCTACATCAATTTTCATTTCATTAGTTGGTCTTTTTGTAATGATATTGATAACACCACCAACTGCATCTGCACCATAAAGTGAACTCATTGGCCCCTTTACAATTTCAATTCTTTGAACTATAGATGCTGGAATACGCTCTAAATCATAAGGATTTTTTACCTCTCCAGAAAGTCTTCTACCATCAAGTAAAAATAGTGTTCCATTTGCACCCATACCACGAATAGAGATAGAAGACTTGCTTTTGGAACTTGAACTTGGAAAAGTCCCATATTGCATAGTTAACCCTGGAGTCATTTCTAAAATATCTTTTAGACTAGCCGCTCCCATCTTTTCTATCTCTTTTTGTGTAACAACTTCAACAGTAGCTGCTACCCCATCTATGCTTTTTTGAGTCTTAGTCGCTATACTCACAACCTCAATAGCATTCATATTTTCCGCGGCACTAGCAGAATAGCTCATTAGCAATGCTAATGATGCGCTAATTGTTATTTTCTTCATTTTTTCCCTTTAATAAGTTAATATTAATATTGATAACCAAAATTAATAATTATTAAAATTGTAGGTTATTTTAACTTAATCAATAGTTAAAATGATATTAATTATTAATATTATTAAAAGCTATATTTTTATATTATTTCAAAATGATAAAAAAATTCATAAGTATTAGTATTGAAAATAAGTCTCTAAATCATATACTTTTCATATTTTTACTATTGCTTGCATTTATTTCTTATAATAAGATTCCAAAAGAAATGTTTCCACCAAATACACTCGATATGATAAGTGTAAAAGGACATTACAGTGGTGCAAACAGCACAATACTAGATAAACTAATTGTTCAAGATATCGAAAGTATTCTACAAAATAATCAAAATTTAACTGATATACAAACTATTATTACAAATGGTACATTTCATATAAATGCCGAGATAAAAGATAAAGCTTCAAAACAACAAATAGTCAATAATATAAAAAACTCTATTGAAAATTTAAAACAAGATTTGCCAAAAGACATGGATATACCAACTGTTGATATCTTGGAAAGTTATTTTCCTCTTATCAATATATCTATATCTTCTAACACAAATAAGGAGTATATTGAAGTTGCAAAAGATTTAACTGAAGATATAAAAAAATTAAAAAATCTCTATAGTGTGACTCTTGATGGAGATTATAGCTCTTTACTTGTTATTTCATTAAATCAACAAAAACTCATTGCTTATGGTATATCAAATGAGAAAGCCTACAATGCTCTCATGGGTTTATACTCTCTGTATCCCATAGGTTCTATTAGTTCTAAAAAACAGAAATACTATGTTGAAAGTAAAAATGATAATATAGATATAAATACGCTTCTTGAGTCTGAAATAAAAATAGATGATAAATTGATATATGTAAAAAATATTGCAGATATAAAGTATGACTATGAAAACAGAGATGTTATAACTCGTACAGATGCCGCCCGTAGTGTAATAATCAATATAAAAAAAGCAAAACTTGGTGATAGTATAGAACTCTCTAAAAAAATTACAAAAATTATCACTACATATCAAGATAACTATCAAGATATTGATTTTAAAGTTTTAAGTGACAGCTCTTTTTGGATAAAAACAAGACTCAATACAATTGGCTCAAATATTATAATTGGTTTAATTTTACTCTTTTTTTCCATCTGGTTTTTTATCTCTTTAAAGATTGCTATTGTTGTTATACTTGGAATTCCTGTAAGTTTTGCTTTTGGATTGATAGGTTTAGATTTTTTTGGAGGATCTTTAAATACTCTTTCTATGATAGGAGTTTTATTAAGTCTTGGGATACTTGTAGATGAAGCAATTGTTGTGAGTGAAAATATTCATCGTCACTCCAACATGGGCAAAAGTATTAAACAAGCTTGTATAGATGGAACTAATGAGATGATGCCAATTCTCTTTGCATCTATGCTTACAACCATCATAGCTTTTTTACCTCTAGCAATGCTTTCTGGAGGACTTGGAGTTTTTATAAAAATAATTCCTTTGATTGTAATTATTTTAGTGATTAGCTCATTTGTTGAGAGTTTTATATTTTTACCACTGCACTATAAGGAGTTGTCGTTTAAGTTCTTAAATGATAGAAGTGGCGGAATCAGGGAAAGAATGTGGAATAAGTTAAGTGTATTTTATATGAATTCACTATCTTTTTTCATAAAAAGACGATATATATGGGGTTTTGCTATTGTCTTTTTTACTCTTTTTGCAACATATAATTTGGCAAAGTCAAGTGTATTTCAACTATTCCCAGAGTTTGATGCTATGACTATAAATCTAATTGGTAAAGTTAAAAATGGTGCTATCAACTATACACTTCAAGAAACAAAAGAATTGGAAAAGATTTTAATCAAAGAGTTGGATTCAGAAAATGTAGCTTCAATTTCTACGATAATAGGCATGAATAGTGATGGTCGTTCCATGCATGAAAAAGGTAATAATCTTTTTACATTAACAATCAATCTAAAACAAAAAAAACATGAAGATTTTTTTAATAGAGTTATAAATCCAATATTCGCACCATATAAAGAGCCAGAAAACTCCAATAGAACAAGAATTCTTTATGCAAAAGAGATTCAACACAAGATAGAATCTTTAATACAAAAACATAATCTTAAAGAGAATTTTTTGGAGTTTAGTATAAATATACCTCAAACAGGTGTTGTAAAAAATGATGTGGAGATATCTCTTTCACATAAAGATAATATAAAGATTAAGAACTCCTTGGAGAGTTTGCAAGAAGCTATAAAAAAGATACAAGGCGTTCATAGTATTAAAGATGATATGAAATATGATGAGTTAAAAGCAGAAATTACATTAAATACATTTGGAAATAGTCTTGGATTTACCCAAAAAATAATTATTTCAAAAGTGAGAAACTTTATCTCGATGCAAAAACTCTCAAAAATTGTAGATACAAATGCTGAGCTTATAGAGCTAAGAGTAGATTTCTCAAATCATGATAATTTATACTCGCTTTATAATTTATCTTTAGAGGTACCAAATCAAAGCTACAATGTGTGTTTAAAAGATATAGCAATAGTAAGTTTTTCTAAAGATATTACTACAATAAAAAAAGATGATTTACAAAAGATATTTACACTGAGTGCTAGTTTTGATAAAGATAAAATCTCTTCTAGAGTTTTTTATCAAAAGCTCAAACCGACAATTCAAATGATTAAAAAAAGTGGAGTAGAAGTTTTTATAAAAGGAGAACAAAAAACTAATAATCAAATAAAAAAAGATATTTTTGTATCTTTATTATTCGCTTTATTTGGAATTTTAATTATTTTAACATGGTTATTTTCTTCACTTGGACTCTCTTTCTTCGCCCTGAGTGTTATACCGCTTTCTATTTTAGGTGTGCTTATAGGTCACAAAATTATGGGTATGGATATCTCTTTCTCATCTTTACTTGGATTTGTTGGACTCATAGGTATTGTAATTAACGACACCCTTATAATGCTAAGTATGATTAAAAAATCAAAAAATACAGATGAATTACTACAAAATGCTTCCCTGCGAGTAAGACCAATACTCCTTACTTCTATTACTACAATAGTTGGATTAAGCACATTAATATTCTTTGCATCTGGAGAATCTCTATTGATGCAACCTTTAGCAGTTAGTATTGGCTTTGGACTTATCTACGCAACTATAATTAATTTATATTATCTACCTATTCTATACAGTTTTAAAAACAGATACAACAACCGATAATCGTTATCAATTTAATAGTGAATTAATTAATTAAAAGCTATTATATCGATAATAATAGTTATTATTAATATAACTTTAATAAAAGGGAATCAAATGATTGATACTACAATGTACACAGTTTCACAACTGTTCTTAACTCCAACACTAGTTTTAATATTACTAATGTTTGTTTATTCGTTTATAGCCTTAGGCTCATTTATTTATGAGGGTATATCTCGTAGAAAAAATATTATGCAGTTAAATACAAATGGGGCATATCCTATTATACGACACTATAGCATTGACAAGCAGATAAGTATGGAAAAGTTAGAACTTTTTGCATTTAAAAAACTAGAAAATGTACGTAATGTTTCAAGAATCGCTCCAATGATGGGTCTTATCGCAACTCTTATTCCTCTTGGACCTGCACTTAAAGCTTTAACAGATGGAAATATTCAAGGTATGAGTGATGGATTGATTTTAGCTTTTTCTGGAGTAACGCTAGGGCTGATTGCAGCTTCACTTACTTACTGGATAGGCAATATTAAAAAGAGATGGTACGCTGATGAGTTGCATATCATTGAAGTTGCAAAGGCATCTTAATGGCAGTTAGATTATTAAACGAGGATGATGACAACAATCCAATGAATTCTGTCATAAACTTGATAGATATATTTTTAGTTGTTATTGCCGCTTTGCTTATTATCATATCTCAAAACCCACTGAATCCATTTAGTAGTGATGATGTAACAGTTATAAAAAATGCAGGAAAGAAAAATATGGAAATTATGGTAAAAAAAGGTAAAGAGATAAAAACCTTTAAATCTAAAGGAAATATTGGCGAAGGTAATGGAAAGAAAGCTGGTATTTCATACAAGATGGAAGATGGCTCATTTGTGTATGTTCCAGAGAAGGATATGAAGATATGATGCGCTGTTTATTATTAGCACTTTTGTTATTTATGCCATTTGTTCAAGCGAATGAAGTGGTGAATATCAAAAGTGATATTCTCATCTTGTCAACAAGTGTGGGTAAAAATCGCCAAGAGAGAAAAGCGGAACTTTTAAAAGAACAACTTGCTCCATATAGTATATCTTCAGAGATTATATTTAATCTAGATGAAGACAAAGCAAAAGAAGCCTTTAAAGATAGAAGATTAGTAATCATAGATGCGTTAGATGGTAAACACGGTGTTGCTTCACTTTTACGCAAATATGAAGATATTTTAGAAGATACTAAAACACCATATATTGCTCTAAAGCTGGAGTATGAAAAGTTTGGCAATATGGATGAAGAGTTTGCATCTACGATTTTAGCTTATTTTTCACAAGCAGGAAAATATAATTATGCTCAAGGAGCCGCCTTTTTGGCAAGAGAATATTTTGCAATAAAAATAAATCCTCTACCTGTTCACAAAATGAGTGATACGGGAATATATCATCCAAATAAAGGAAAGGGTACTTTTAAAACTTTAGATGAATACTGGAAAACTTTAAGTGAAAAAGAAAAAAATAGTCCTATGGTTGGGATTGTTATACATAAAGAAAACATATCTTCTGATGATACTGTAATTATAGATATGGCAATTAAAAAACTTACAAGTGCAGGTATTACTCCTATCGCTTTTTACACAAAAGTTGGTGAAGAAGATTTTGCAGGAGAGCGTTTTTTTACAAAAGATTCTAAACAACTTATAGATTTGATAATCTCTTTTCAGGTTATGATAATGGATCAAGAAAAGCTTAGAAAGGATTATGCAAGAATAGGTCTAAAAGTTATGCAGGGTATCATTTATCGCCAAGGTTCACAAGAAGCATGGGAGCTAGATAAACAGGGCGTTTCTGCGAACTGGATACCGATGACTTATATTATTCCAGAACACATAGGTTATACCGATCAGTTAACAGTTGGAGCCTTAGACCCAATTACGAAAAAAACAACACCTATATCTTATCAGTTAGATATGTTTATGAAAATAGCTATAAATAACTCTAAGCTAAAACAAAAGCAAAACAAAGAGAAAAATATAGCTATTTTTTACTACAACTATCCTCCAGGTGTAAATAACTTCGGTGCTTCATATATGCAGTTTCCAGAATCTTTGTCTAGTATTTTATCTAGTATGAAAAAAGCAGGGTATCAGACGCAAAGTGAGAGTAGTGATTACTTTGTCAAGACCCTTCCTAAGTCTATGGCATATTATTATAAAGATAGTGTTTATAATGAAAAATATGCTGATTTATTACCTTATGATGTTTATTATGAGTGGTATTTAACACTTCCACAAGATACTCGAAATCAGATAAATAAAAAATGGGGACATCCAAGAAAAAGTAAATTTCTTCATACTAAAGATGGAAAAAAATACTTCATTATCCCAAGACTGAAAAAAGGAAATGTTACTTTACTTCCACAACCTAGTCGCTCAAATATTGGGCAAGATAGAATGGGAAGAAAAATTTATGAGGGAAGAATCTATCATGATACTGCCTCGCCAGTACCCCATCATTACCTTGCAGTATATCTATATGTAAGACAGCAAAATGATGCGATAGTGCATCTCGGTACACACGGAACTTATGAGTGGACTTATGGAAAAGAGAGAGGTCTTAGCATCTATGATTCACCTCTTCTTAGTGTTGGTGCATTACCAAACATATATCCATATATTACGAATAATCTTGCAGAGGGCATCCAAGCAAAAAGACGCGGTAGAGCAACATTAATTTCTCATCAAACACCGCCATTTGGTGTTAGTGGAACTTACAAAGAGTTAAGTGATATTATGGATTTGATAAACCAGTATAAGCAGAGTAGTGATGCTGTAAAACAAAATAATAAAAAGCAACTCATCTCTTTGACTATAAAGATGAACTTACATAAAGATATGAAATATACTAAAGAGATGATGGAAAATGAAACAGATGTTTTTGTGTCCGATTTGTATGATTATCTAAATGGTTTAAGTTCAACATTAACACCTCTTGGTATGCACAGATATGGCTCATATCCAAAAGATGACCATATGGTACAAACACTTATGTCAATGCTAGGGGATACTTTTATAAAAAGTGTTGAAGGTGAAAATGGACTAGCAGGGATAAACTACAAAGATTTAAATAAAACAAAAGTTTATAAGATGCTACAAAAGTATGTTATAGAAAATAAAAGTCTGGATTCGCTAGATGGCGGCTTAAAACCATTTATACAAACAGCGAAAGTTTATAGAGATAATTTTGTAAACAATAAAGAGATGCAAAACTTACTAAAAGCTTTAGATGCAGGTTATATAGAGACAAGCGTAGGAGGCGACCCTATACGAAGCCCTGAATCTATCCCTACTGGTATGAATATGTACAGCTTTG containing:
- a CDS encoding TonB-dependent receptor, with product MKKITISASLALLMSYSASAAENMNAIEVVSIATKTQKSIDGVAATVEVVTQKEIEKMGAASLKDILEMTPGLTMQYGTFPSSSSKSKSSISIRGMGANGTLFLLDGRRLSGEVKNPYDLERIPASIVQRIEIVKGPMSSLYGADAVGGVINIITKRPTNEMKIDVGARYGMNKDSDAQNINLSLSIQGKEKAFGYSAYAGLTTTDPYTQTEVADTWVPMGRKPSQTPFAILPDMTSIKDSYGVDTTYREESTIYTLGTSLSYDFTSTFTARVDVNYFKEERDGVYIGYVHPSNFKFAGGPNAGKNIPTWNAPVNSHDENNRLDLSVDIVYAPTDDLSIKTRIYNSNYKKRNTTTLKYWADYNYANEDASANAAMNADVDITVYEASATYAATESHLLTGGVEYRNEKRKSSVFTNNVGISEKKVNYSSVYLQDEWEVTDKFNTILGARYEDISNAQNRPTARVGGIYAFDKLAKVRANFAQGFRTPDIREMYINMNTPNGPQRGADVVGYDLKPEATNAFELGLGGRNSKLSYDLVVFYNQIKNKIEQVQNGAITTFENVSDANTKGLELSFGYKILDNLNSKFFWSELKTENEDTKKDLEFNPERSLMLSFDYQATKALNLGIVGKYIGQQHYTEVINRGAPTQTANPDATTDAINIVDLTIGYKVNKSFEFYGGINNVGDATVEDVLGSNVGRYYFTGIRGRF
- a CDS encoding efflux RND transporter permease subunit, whose protein sequence is MIKKFISISIENKSLNHILFIFLLLLAFISYNKIPKEMFPPNTLDMISVKGHYSGANSTILDKLIVQDIESILQNNQNLTDIQTIITNGTFHINAEIKDKASKQQIVNNIKNSIENLKQDLPKDMDIPTVDILESYFPLINISISSNTNKEYIEVAKDLTEDIKKLKNLYSVTLDGDYSSLLVISLNQQKLIAYGISNEKAYNALMGLYSLYPIGSISSKKQKYYVESKNDNIDINTLLESEIKIDDKLIYVKNIADIKYDYENRDVITRTDAARSVIINIKKAKLGDSIELSKKITKIITTYQDNYQDIDFKVLSDSSFWIKTRLNTIGSNIIIGLILLFFSIWFFISLKIAIVVILGIPVSFAFGLIGLDFFGGSLNTLSMIGVLLSLGILVDEAIVVSENIHRHSNMGKSIKQACIDGTNEMMPILFASMLTTIIAFLPLAMLSGGLGVFIKIIPLIVIILVISSFVESFIFLPLHYKELSFKFLNDRSGGIRERMWNKLSVFYMNSLSFFIKRRYIWGFAIVFFTLFATYNLAKSSVFQLFPEFDAMTINLIGKVKNGAINYTLQETKELEKILIKELDSENVASISTIIGMNSDGRSMHEKGNNLFTLTINLKQKKHEDFFNRVINPIFAPYKEPENSNRTRILYAKEIQHKIESLIQKHNLKENFLEFSINIPQTGVVKNDVEISLSHKDNIKIKNSLESLQEAIKKIQGVHSIKDDMKYDELKAEITLNTFGNSLGFTQKIIISKVRNFISMQKLSKIVDTNAELIELRVDFSNHDNLYSLYNLSLEVPNQSYNVCLKDIAIVSFSKDITTIKKDDLQKIFTLSASFDKDKISSRVFYQKLKPTIQMIKKSGVEVFIKGEQKTNNQIKKDIFVSLLFALFGILIILTWLFSSLGLSFFALSVIPLSILGVLIGHKIMGMDISFSSLLGFVGLIGIVINDTLIMLSMIKKSKNTDELLQNASLRVRPILLTSITTIVGLSTLIFFASGESLLMQPLAVSIGFGLIYATIINLYYLPILYSFKNRYNNR
- a CDS encoding MotA/TolQ/ExbB proton channel family protein codes for the protein MIDTTMYTVSQLFLTPTLVLILLMFVYSFIALGSFIYEGISRRKNIMQLNTNGAYPIIRHYSIDKQISMEKLELFAFKKLENVRNVSRIAPMMGLIATLIPLGPALKALTDGNIQGMSDGLILAFSGVTLGLIAASLTYWIGNIKKRWYADELHIIEVAKAS
- a CDS encoding DUF2149 domain-containing protein gives rise to the protein MAVRLLNEDDDNNPMNSVINLIDIFLVVIAALLIIISQNPLNPFSSDDVTVIKNAGKKNMEIMVKKGKEIKTFKSKGNIGEGNGKKAGISYKMEDGSFVYVPEKDMKI
- a CDS encoding cobaltochelatase subunit CobN, with the protein product MMRCLLLALLLFMPFVQANEVVNIKSDILILSTSVGKNRQERKAELLKEQLAPYSISSEIIFNLDEDKAKEAFKDRRLVIIDALDGKHGVASLLRKYEDILEDTKTPYIALKLEYEKFGNMDEEFASTILAYFSQAGKYNYAQGAAFLAREYFAIKINPLPVHKMSDTGIYHPNKGKGTFKTLDEYWKTLSEKEKNSPMVGIVIHKENISSDDTVIIDMAIKKLTSAGITPIAFYTKVGEEDFAGERFFTKDSKQLIDLIISFQVMIMDQEKLRKDYARIGLKVMQGIIYRQGSQEAWELDKQGVSANWIPMTYIIPEHIGYTDQLTVGALDPITKKTTPISYQLDMFMKIAINNSKLKQKQNKEKNIAIFYYNYPPGVNNFGASYMQFPESLSSILSSMKKAGYQTQSESSDYFVKTLPKSMAYYYKDSVYNEKYADLLPYDVYYEWYLTLPQDTRNQINKKWGHPRKSKFLHTKDGKKYFIIPRLKKGNVTLLPQPSRSNIGQDRMGRKIYEGRIYHDTASPVPHHYLAVYLYVRQQNDAIVHLGTHGTYEWTYGKERGLSIYDSPLLSVGALPNIYPYITNNLAEGIQAKRRGRATLISHQTPPFGVSGTYKELSDIMDLINQYKQSSDAVKQNNKKQLISLTIKMNLHKDMKYTKEMMENETDVFVSDLYDYLNGLSSTLTPLGMHRYGSYPKDDHMVQTLMSMLGDTFIKSVEGENGLAGINYKDLNKTKVYKMLQKYVIENKSLDSLDGGLKPFIQTAKVYRDNFVNNKEMQNLLKALDAGYIETSVGGDPIRSPESIPTGMNMYSFDPQRIPTKAAYKTGAKIMKDYIENYYAKYGKYPQKITFNLWSLETMRHFGVLESQILYAMGIKPIWSEGGISDEMVQSMAKGMLAGMLGEDFAKWIASFVTVQRIKMFDFLMPQKMKDMFYAGLKMGRGKIDGVEIISYSDLKRPRIDVVIQATGLYRDTFPNVMRVINEGVEKIAALKEEHNYVRQHALSLKKMLLDKGYDEKEAQYLSTIRMFSAAQGKYGNGVSGTVSVSETWDKETRIAENYIRTSGYIYGSDESRWGTRLKDVDMFAQNLKGTDAVMFSRTSNLYGMMTSDDPYGYFGSIALAIRHLDGKSPQMLISNLRDPNNAKMQDVSEFISNELRSRYYNPKWIKEMQDSGYSGATRVLDVVNNFWGWQVVYPEGVRSDQWQEFVEIYYDDKYDMNMDEWFEKTNPTARAQMAEVMLEAVRKGYFQTDAKTIKKLVETLEEISKKYNHKTLNNKLKDFIKAQKAAGYGLSIPIATPVANALKAQSKPVVKVKPKIKGQKLEEVKKDIKEKVNYDTYAMWMFILFLVFIGAFLEMRNNKKESLK